TGACCGGCGAGGGCGGGCTGCTGCAGCAGCTGACCAAGCGTGTGCTGGAGTCCGCCCTGGAGGGCGAGATCACCGACCACCTCGGCTACGAGCAGCATGATCCGGCTGGCGCCGGCAGTGGCAACAGCCGCAACGGTGATCGAGGCCCGGCAGGGGCTGACTGTCTTCCGCTTCCCCGCCTACCCGCCCGACCTCAACCCGGCCGAGGGTGTGTGGGCGCATCTGAAGAACAGTCTGGGCAACCTCGCCCCGTGCAGCCTCGACGGGCTTGCCGCACTGGCCCGCACCCGCCTGAAACGGATGCAGTACCAGCCTGGCCTGCTGGACGGTTCCATCGCCAAGACCGGACTGATCCCTGCCTCGCCGTGACGTCACCTGGCAACCTCAGTAGCAGCCCCACGCCGATCCCACGGAGCCGCCACGGCCGATTGGCAGAGTCCACTCACCCCTCAGGCGTGGGTGTCATTCCGCTACGACGGCTTACCCTCGGAGCTGACGCATCCGGCTTCCGCATGACCCCTGGCATGCAGCCACTGGCGGGCCCCGCACAGCCCAGAAGCGAACGGCTCAGAAGCCCGACAGCAGATCGGACAACGGTACGAGGGTCATTGCAGCTCCGGCCACGAACATCGGGACGCCCAGCACGACACAAAAGACAGTCACAAGAGCAGAGGCCCCTGCATGTCCGTGCACACGTGATCGAGTTGGACGCGAAGGATCGTAGGTGATCTCGATGGACTCTTCGCTGCCGAACATCCCTCGATGTCGGTGGACACCCCCGTCCATGTCTGTGAACTCGTAGACGTACGCGACAATGCTCCCCTCCGAGTCGACCTCCGTATCTACCAAGTCCCCCACTACCGTGATGCCGTGCCTTGGCAACACCAGGGCATCGCGGATGCCCGTCCAGAGCGTGTGCACGCACATGGCACCCGGCAGCGTGAACAGCGGCGCGACGGCCCACAAAACAGAATTGCGTTCTGTGTCCTCGCCGCGGACGATGATCGCTCCCAGCAGCAGCGCCCAGACCCCGGCTCCGATGAGCAATTTCCGCTGGAATTCGTCCATACGCTTCGGCTTGGCCGGAAGGGGTTCCACGCGGACAAGCCGCGAGCCGTCGCTTCGAGGTTCATCGGCATCCGTGATCGGCACGACCTTCGCAACCGTCGCGACGAAGGCTTGCACCGCCGACGGACTACCGCTGCGTATCGCATACCTCTCCGGCAGTGAACCGCAGGAAGTCAGCACTATAACCAGGGTTGCCCCGCGCGGACCTTCAGCTTCTACCCGCTCGATCGCCGACAGCGGGATCCGCTGTCGAACCCCGTCGCCGTCCAGCACCAACTCCCCTGAGCGCAGCCAGGCGCGCATCCCTTGCCCGCGCAGCACCACGTCAGCCCGGGGCTGCATTCTGTCGTGTTCCCCCATGCGTCGAACTGTAGCGCCATGCCAGATTCCGTCCGCCTCTCGGACGATGTGCAGGTTAAGTACTGAACCGGCTGCTGGCCGACCTGCCAAAAGGGTCACCCCGCAGCGAGAAACTCAGTAGCCGTGCGCAGCATTCGCACGACGTCGTCACTCGAAGCCGTACCGGTCCTTGATCACATCCTTGAACTGTTCGAGCCGGGCGGTCTCGCAGCCAGCACAGCGGTACGCCTTGATCCACATGCGGGCCGGATGGGACAGCTGAGCGGAGGGGCGGGTGTGGCCGTACTCCAGCGAAGCGGCGGATGGCACAGCGGGCAGGGGGCTCCGTGCAAGGGTTCTTCGATCATGGACCGGACTGTGCACAGGATCGACCAGCGGCTCATCGGCCGGCAGTCGACCCGCCGTCAGCAGATCGCGGACGCGCTGCCGGTCCTCATCGCCGACTACGAAGAGGCGCAGGGCACCCGTCGGGGGAGCGGGCCGCCTACGCGCTGGACCGGCAGGCCGCCGACCGGACACGCCCGCCGAAGCGAAGGGTGGCGCGGTCGCTGTCCGAGCTGTGCGACGGCTGGCGGCATTCGGCGATCCGGGCGTTCGGCGCCTGCACTGTGTACCGGCTGGCAGAGCGGGCGCGGGCGGCGGCCGCGGCGGTGTGAGCGCGGGTGCGGCCGGTGGTCGACAAAGCGCTGGCGGCCGTCGACATCACCGCCGTGGTGTACGTGATGCGCGGCGCGTTCCAGCACTGGCACCTGCTCGCCGAAGCCCGACGCCACCTCGCGCACACCCTGCGCGGCCGACCCCACGTACCCGGCCTGGACGAACAGATCGTGCAGACGGCCATCGACGACTACACCCGCCCGGTCGGCCAGAAGATGTTGACCGCCGATCTGCGCGCCCTGTACCCCAGCTACATCGAGGACCAGGCCGTGATCCGCCCGCTGACCCGCGCCCTCGGCGTCCCGCTACGAGAAGGCCCGCCTCGCCGCTGGCGCCTTGACCTCCCGCGTCCACGCGGTGCTCCGCTCGCACAGACTGGGCTCCCGCTCCCTGCCACACGCCGGCGCCGTGTCCGCTGGACCGCCGCCATGCTCGAGACGGGACTGGGGCGAGGCCCGTGCCGGGGGCGCGGTCCGCAAGGCGGGCCGGTACCTAGAGCAGATGACCGACGTCGCCACGGTGGACGAGAGCCGCCGGTTGATCGAGGCTGCCGCCAAGATGGCCGCCAAGCTCCAGGACGGCATGCGGGAACGCGCTGCCGCACACGGCCCCAGTCCGCAGCCCGTCACACCGCCCCACACTCAGTCGCCCGGAGTCCAGCCCCCGCCGGGCCCGGACATACCCACTGGAGGAGTCAGATGACCACGCCGCCCGACGACCCGAGGATCGAGGCCGTCGTCGCCCGCATGAGGGAAGCCGCCCAGGAGCGTGCCGCCATGCTCGGATCGCCGCCCTGGGAGCCGATCTGGAAGAGGCCCCGGACACCGAAGTCGAAAGCGGAGGAGAAGCGGGAGCTGCCCAAGCAACGACGGCGACTCCAGGACGCCGGACGGCGCCGCTTCTTCGCCGGCAGTCCCGCCGGCCTCGGTCCCGACAGAACCGCATCGGCAAGCGGCCGCGCGCCGCGATGCGCGGGCTCTGTCCCGAGTGCGGCACTCCAAG
This portion of the Streptomyces mirabilis genome encodes:
- a CDS encoding DUF3592 domain-containing protein, whose amino-acid sequence is MGEHDRMQPRADVVLRGQGMRAWLRSGELVLDGDGVRQRIPLSAIERVEAEGPRGATLVIVLTSCGSLPERYAIRSGSPSAVQAFVATVAKVVPITDADEPRSDGSRLVRVEPLPAKPKRMDEFQRKLLIGAGVWALLLGAIIVRGEDTERNSVLWAVAPLFTLPGAMCVHTLWTGIRDALVLPRHGITVVGDLVDTEVDSEGSIVAYVYEFTDMDGGVHRHRGMFGSEESIEITYDPSRPTRSRVHGHAGASALVTVFCVVLGVPMFVAGAAMTLVPLSDLLSGF